From Nitrosopumilus zosterae, the proteins below share one genomic window:
- a CDS encoding DNA-binding protein, whose protein sequence is MLMEETTEQYGHEQTEKSEYTIINIGNDPVMQSAIDVLSTLGSKHKVILKSRGNSIPNAVAVANIITEKMLKGNSKIQKINLDTVAAPGIGSMTSTIEIIINKI, encoded by the coding sequence ATGCTCATGGAAGAGACGACTGAACAGTATGGTCACGAGCAGACCGAAAAGTCTGAGTATACCATCATAAACATTGGAAATGATCCTGTAATGCAATCAGCTATTGATGTGCTATCTACATTGGGAAGTAAACACAAAGTCATCTTAAAATCAAGAGGAAATTCAATTCCAAATGCAGTAGCTGTTGCAAACATAATCACTGAAAAAATGTTAAAGGGTAATTCCAAAATTCAAAAAATCAATTTAGACACAGTTGCAGCTCCAGGAATAGGGAGCATGACATCAACAATCGAGATAATAATAAATAAAATTTAG
- a CDS encoding prenyltransferase yields the protein MLAVWFRVIRIRFLLASVIAVSVGLALNGWQNSSIDLFDTVLIFAGVLSLHASVDLLNDFWDFKRGIDTKTKRTKMSGGTGVLPEGLLKPSAVYRAGIAFLIIGSLIGAYFVMTDGIIIAIILGFAILSIYFYSTKIVDSGLGEFFVAVKGSMIVIGTFFIQSGQINMESILGGIVVGSLSSLVLFIASFPDHDADKSKGRKTLVIAVGKEKASKLFWIFPIVSYSAIVAGVFADFFPLLSLICLLSVPLMIKSGLGLQKNYDSVENLVPSMSSTLLFSRITGALFVASFLIDLLL from the coding sequence ATGCTTGCTGTTTGGTTTCGTGTGATAAGGATAAGGTTCCTTCTTGCATCTGTGATTGCCGTTTCTGTTGGACTGGCACTAAATGGATGGCAAAACTCATCAATTGATTTATTTGACACAGTACTGATCTTTGCAGGAGTATTGTCTCTTCATGCAAGTGTTGACTTGTTAAATGACTTTTGGGATTTTAAGCGAGGAATTGACACTAAAACAAAACGAACCAAGATGAGCGGTGGAACTGGAGTGTTGCCTGAAGGGCTACTCAAACCATCTGCAGTATACCGTGCAGGAATTGCATTTTTGATTATTGGTTCTTTGATTGGTGCATATTTTGTAATGACTGATGGAATAATCATTGCTATAATTTTGGGGTTTGCAATTTTATCTATCTATTTTTATTCCACAAAAATTGTTGATTCTGGTCTAGGTGAATTCTTTGTTGCAGTAAAAGGTTCTATGATTGTAATTGGCACTTTTTTTATCCAGTCAGGACAAATCAACATGGAATCAATTCTTGGCGGTATTGTTGTTGGTTCCTTATCATCATTAGTGCTTTTCATTGCATCCTTTCCAGATCATGATGCAGACAAATCAAAAGGCAGAAAAACTCTAGTAATTGCAGTTGGAAAAGAAAAAGCATCCAAATTGTTTTGGATCTTTCCAATAGTATCTTACAGTGCAATTGTTGCCGGCGTGTTTGCAGATTTCTTTCCGTTATTATCTTTGATTTGTCTACTGAGTGTACCCCTAATGATAAAATCTGGCTTGGGATTGCAGAAAAACTATGACTCTGTTGAGAATTTGGTACCTTCGATGTCCTCGACATTATTATTTAGCAGAATAACTGGTGCATTGTTTGTTGCTAGTTTTTTAATTGATCTATTGCTTTAG
- a CDS encoding DUF7467 domain-containing protein, with protein MTKLKTTLTISTIAAILIIGGFVSETPNAFSTYGGNHDNHDNYHYDDCDDRHHDKNRHDDCDNEPKDPCDCEKPDTLKFIFSTPSGEIDSEFKIEVYKKLNDIGNKDKKLMSIVGVTNLGDYQIESSNFGKDKLNSNTVIAIYKIVENQDDVLVSSMEIHTSCSQPLYKGLTVINSGYAVEITDGLKNSETSISESDPLTCEDDPVKMGSITIRKAITNDNGGDAAPADFTIMLTNVETNEEIILNHDQDESSDPLVNLNKVPVGTYKISESIADTVTATYTTVLITGDNQCPTMVEEEFTIKKGKSITCTIYNDDNGDGSGGPGGIVFQNNSMEINIEETAIDTLDSCDHYVNGIKTDPCIQIIGDSGNIGIVDSELSSTNTIVLFSVVEKTIDPDEGATNADCRLERIIAHDSTSDFLRDNDGNLPMNPTDNLMVFLGCSGIDSGKVYKINYVMIDPTMGS; from the coding sequence ATGACAAAATTAAAGACGACTTTGACAATTTCAACAATTGCGGCAATATTGATTATTGGCGGATTTGTGTCAGAAACTCCAAATGCATTTTCAACATATGGAGGTAACCATGATAATCATGATAATTACCACTATGATGATTGTGATGATAGACATCATGATAAGAATAGACATGATGACTGTGATAATGAACCAAAAGATCCATGTGATTGTGAAAAACCAGACACGCTCAAGTTCATCTTTTCTACACCAAGTGGAGAAATAGACAGTGAATTCAAAATTGAAGTTTACAAAAAACTAAACGACATAGGTAATAAGGATAAAAAATTGATGAGTATTGTAGGTGTTACAAATTTAGGAGATTATCAAATCGAATCATCTAACTTTGGAAAAGATAAATTAAATTCAAACACGGTTATTGCGATTTATAAAATTGTAGAAAACCAGGATGACGTGTTAGTTTCTTCAATGGAAATACATACATCATGTTCGCAGCCACTTTACAAAGGATTGACAGTGATTAATAGCGGTTATGCAGTAGAAATCACAGATGGTTTGAAAAATAGTGAAACATCAATTTCAGAATCAGATCCTCTTACTTGTGAAGACGACCCTGTTAAAATGGGCAGCATCACAATAAGAAAAGCCATCACAAACGATAATGGCGGAGATGCCGCTCCAGCAGACTTTACAATTATGTTAACTAACGTGGAAACAAATGAAGAGATCATCTTGAATCATGATCAGGACGAATCATCAGACCCACTAGTTAATCTAAACAAAGTCCCTGTTGGCACGTACAAGATTTCCGAATCAATTGCCGATACAGTCACCGCCACATACACTACTGTTCTAATCACAGGAGACAATCAATGTCCAACAATGGTTGAAGAAGAATTTACCATTAAAAAAGGCAAAAGCATCACATGTACAATATACAATGACGACAATGGTGACGGTTCTGGAGGACCAGGAGGAATTGTTTTCCAAAATAACTCAATGGAAATAAACATTGAAGAGACAGCCATAGATACTCTAGACAGTTGTGATCATTATGTCAATGGAATCAAAACAGATCCATGCATACAGATAATCGGAGACAGTGGAAACATAGGAATTGTTGATTCTGAATTATCTTCGACAAATACAATTGTTCTATTCAGCGTAGTTGAAAAAACAATTGATCCAGATGAAGGTGCAACAAATGCAGATTGTAGACTTGAGAGAATAATTGCCCATGACAGTACATCAGATTTCCTAAGAGACAATGACGGAAACCTGCCAATGAATCCAACAGATAACCTTATGGTGTTTCTTGGATGTTCAGGAATTGATTCGGGCAAAGTCTACAAAATAAACTATGTTATGATTGACCCAACCATGGGATCATAA
- a CDS encoding DNA-directed RNA polymerase subunit K: MIRLYNVLRKFCYLSDVEEAPLLESPESEEPFLESTESEEIEVSPEENTGLNKALDTYRKLIEKKGGLEPLSEKEQENLEKRIKEIESREVVETVEEHEATEIPCEKGKITIGPPTLTRFEKARIMGARALQLSLGAPPFIPIPKTARISLDIAMEELEQRVIPITIRRVLPNGDFQNIPIDYFEK; encoded by the coding sequence ATGATTAGATTATATAACGTTTTAAGAAAATTTTGTTACTTGTCTGATGTCGAAGAAGCACCACTGTTAGAGTCACCTGAATCTGAAGAACCATTTTTAGAATCAACGGAATCTGAAGAAATTGAAGTATCACCAGAAGAAAATACTGGATTAAACAAAGCGCTTGACACTTATCGAAAATTAATTGAGAAAAAAGGTGGCCTTGAACCACTAAGCGAAAAAGAACAAGAGAATCTTGAAAAGAGAATCAAAGAAATAGAAAGCAGAGAAGTTGTAGAAACAGTAGAAGAACACGAAGCAACAGAAATTCCATGCGAAAAAGGCAAAATTACAATCGGCCCTCCAACGCTTACAAGATTTGAAAAAGCAAGAATTATGGGTGCAAGAGCTTTGCAATTATCACTAGGCGCACCACCATTCATCCCAATTCCAAAGACAGCTAGAATTTCATTAGATATTGCAATGGAGGAACTTGAACAGAGAGTGATTCCAATTACAATTCGAAGAGTACTCCCAAACGGAGATTTTCAAAATATCCCAATTGATTACTTTGAAAAATGA
- a CDS encoding archaellin/type IV pilin N-terminal domain-containing protein translates to MTKLQSKQNKLTSRRAVAPVIATLLLVAIAVVGGSIVFVFSQGFFSSAQISGSPNIESLKFTGYDATDGTTLLNHDGTTFAAGNTAGNGLIIGESVSVYIQSNSVGKVTLGEVRFGGAVYNYTTSSPGSGDYQVLTTGPGTFLATSSAELQPGQQATIIMNLGENIKSGRDTQFKLTTANGAVFVGTIIAGQQSG, encoded by the coding sequence ATGACAAAACTACAGTCAAAACAAAACAAGTTGACTTCGAGAAGAGCAGTTGCTCCAGTAATTGCAACACTTCTTTTGGTAGCAATAGCAGTAGTTGGTGGAAGTATTGTCTTTGTGTTCTCACAAGGATTCTTTAGTTCTGCCCAAATCAGCGGTTCACCAAACATTGAATCGTTGAAATTCACTGGTTATGATGCCACAGATGGTACTACTCTGTTAAATCATGATGGAACAACATTTGCTGCAGGAAACACTGCAGGTAACGGTCTAATCATAGGTGAATCTGTATCTGTATATATACAGAGTAACAGTGTAGGTAAGGTAACTCTTGGTGAGGTGAGATTTGGTGGAGCAGTATACAACTATACTACATCTTCGCCCGGATCTGGTGATTATCAGGTTCTTACAACCGGACCTGGAACCTTTTTGGCTACATCGTCTGCAGAACTTCAACCTGGCCAACAAGCAACAATAATAATGAATCTTGGTGAAAATATCAAATCTGGTAGAGACACCCAATTCAAGTTAACAACTGCTAATGGTGCCGTGTTTGTAGGAACAATAATTGCAGGTCAACAAAGTGGTTAA
- a CDS encoding YHS domain-containing protein: MPVDPVCGIELDEELALLHEHDGKKFHFCCNGCRRIFIKKPRKYKNNI; the protein is encoded by the coding sequence GTGCCAGTAGATCCTGTATGCGGAATAGAACTTGATGAAGAACTAGCATTACTTCATGAGCATGATGGAAAAAAATTTCATTTTTGCTGTAATGGATGCAGACGTATCTTTATCAAAAAACCTAGAAAATATAAAAATAATATCTAG
- a CDS encoding DUF6659 family protein: protein MSAKIYDYGKICKSVLSIDPKIRFAGVINERGRLVAGGMRENVEPLESEKDDEMIFMELALRVKMRKEFDKQLGPVNFAMASRERALAISVLINEDILYVVSEPDSDYGVLPKKIIEIIHSQH from the coding sequence TTGTCAGCAAAGATTTATGATTATGGAAAAATTTGCAAATCTGTCTTATCGATAGATCCTAAAATTCGATTTGCAGGGGTGATTAATGAAAGGGGACGATTAGTAGCTGGTGGGATGAGGGAAAATGTTGAACCACTAGAAAGTGAAAAAGACGATGAGATGATATTCATGGAATTGGCATTGCGTGTTAAAATGAGAAAAGAATTTGATAAACAACTAGGCCCTGTAAATTTTGCAATGGCATCAAGAGAGCGTGCTCTTGCCATAAGTGTACTGATCAACGAAGACATTCTTTATGTCGTATCTGAACCTGATTCAGATTATGGTGTTTTGCCTAAAAAAATTATTGAAATAATCCATTCTCAACATTAA
- a CDS encoding aldo/keto reductase codes for MISGFATSDGTKKFAQSSGTNQDNFKNFANLTLSNVGIGTYLGNPDSRTDELVKNAVKQSILSGINVVDTAINYRAQKAERSVGKAISELIDEEKISRDQLFLSTKNGYVTNDADVKLGFWEYVKEEYSQKGVIKEGDVTSGYHCMTPTYLSDQLDRSLKNLNMDCIDLMYLHNAVEGQINDVSKEQFLENLKSVFELYEQKRDEGKIKFYGMATWECFRVPHDSPQYLSLEDTVNLAKKIGGEDNGFRFIQLPFNMHYDQALLGKNQLLKSKQVSILEAAASMGIGVFTSVPFMQGRLLTPGVMPEFNELKPSLRALQFIRSSPGVLAPLVGQKSVEHVSENLEIMKIPPIPEDDFLALVKKLTS; via the coding sequence ATGATTTCAGGTTTTGCAACTTCTGATGGAACCAAAAAATTTGCTCAATCTTCAGGTACAAATCAAGACAATTTCAAGAATTTTGCAAATCTGACTCTCTCAAATGTTGGAATTGGAACCTATCTTGGTAATCCAGATTCTCGAACTGACGAACTAGTAAAGAATGCTGTAAAACAATCCATTCTATCTGGAATCAATGTTGTTGACACTGCGATAAATTACAGGGCGCAAAAAGCAGAACGCTCTGTTGGAAAAGCCATCTCTGAATTGATTGACGAAGAAAAAATATCTCGTGATCAATTATTTCTAAGTACTAAAAATGGATATGTTACAAATGATGCAGATGTCAAATTAGGATTTTGGGAATATGTTAAAGAAGAATATTCTCAAAAAGGCGTGATCAAAGAAGGTGATGTGACATCTGGTTATCATTGTATGACTCCAACATACCTTTCTGATCAACTGGATCGTAGTTTAAAAAATCTAAACATGGATTGTATTGATTTGATGTATCTTCACAATGCAGTTGAGGGACAAATTAATGATGTTTCTAAAGAACAATTTTTAGAAAATTTAAAATCTGTTTTTGAATTATACGAACAAAAACGTGATGAAGGAAAAATTAAATTCTACGGGATGGCAACCTGGGAGTGTTTCAGAGTGCCACATGATAGTCCACAATATCTTTCACTTGAGGACACAGTTAATCTAGCTAAAAAAATTGGAGGTGAAGACAACGGTTTTCGATTTATACAATTACCTTTTAACATGCATTATGATCAGGCATTACTTGGGAAAAACCAATTATTGAAATCTAAACAAGTTTCAATTTTAGAGGCAGCTGCATCGATGGGGATAGGTGTTTTTACAAGCGTTCCTTTCATGCAAGGTAGATTGTTGACTCCTGGCGTGATGCCTGAATTTAATGAACTAAAACCATCTCTTCGTGCTTTACAATTCATTCGTTCATCTCCTGGGGTTTTGGCGCCATTGGTTGGGCAGAAATCTGTTGAACATGTATCTGAGAATCTTGAAATCATGAAAATTCCTCCTATTCCTGAAGATGATTTTTTGGCTCTCGTCAAAAAACTCACTTCGTAA
- a CDS encoding asparagine synthase C-terminal domain-containing protein, with translation MDNVSKELYDVLEESCNSCKSNLIALSGGLDSSIIAYFLRQKKPRTVAVIAEDFVSTDLTYCQRVAKELGLSLTIYYVKTAEILEAVEDTVKILKNFNDIEIRNNVVMYLAIKWAKDNGEKSIITGDGADELFAGYSFLIHKPENELEAEISRVCSVMHFPTQKIGKELGIEVEAPFLKDTVIELAKKIPADMKVRNEKEQRYGKWILRKTFEKYLPQQIIWREKSPMQDGSGTAGLTNLFESIINEEKYVEKKLTTEKEDGVIIRSRESMHYYEIFKRLFGVPQKSPDNACPYCKCEVKNSKFCRMCGAFPI, from the coding sequence TTGGATAATGTTTCCAAGGAACTCTACGATGTCTTAGAGGAATCCTGCAATTCATGCAAATCTAATTTGATAGCATTATCTGGCGGACTAGATAGTTCAATCATAGCATATTTCTTAAGACAAAAAAAACCAAGGACCGTTGCAGTTATTGCGGAAGATTTTGTTTCAACAGACCTAACATATTGCCAAAGAGTAGCAAAAGAATTAGGATTATCTCTTACAATTTACTATGTTAAAACTGCAGAGATTTTAGAAGCGGTGGAGGATACAGTAAAAATTTTAAAAAATTTCAACGACATAGAGATTCGAAACAATGTTGTAATGTATCTTGCAATAAAATGGGCAAAGGACAATGGGGAAAAATCCATCATAACAGGGGATGGTGCAGACGAATTATTTGCAGGATATAGTTTTCTAATTCATAAACCTGAAAATGAATTAGAAGCAGAGATAAGCAGAGTTTGTTCAGTAATGCATTTTCCAACACAAAAGATAGGAAAGGAATTAGGAATAGAGGTAGAAGCACCATTCCTAAAAGACACAGTTATAGAATTGGCCAAAAAAATTCCGGCAGACATGAAAGTGAGAAATGAAAAAGAACAAAGATATGGAAAATGGATACTTCGTAAGACGTTTGAAAAGTATCTACCGCAGCAGATCATATGGAGGGAGAAATCACCAATGCAAGATGGATCAGGAACTGCAGGGCTGACTAATTTGTTCGAATCAATAATCAATGAGGAAAAATATGTTGAAAAAAAATTAACCACAGAGAAAGAAGACGGGGTAATAATTAGAAGCAGAGAGTCAATGCATTACTATGAAATTTTTAAGAGATTGTTTGGCGTTCCTCAAAAAAGCCCAGATAATGCATGTCCGTACTGCAAATGCGAAGTAAAGAATTCCAAATTCTGTAGAATGTGCGGGGCTTTTCCAATCTAG
- a CDS encoding transcriptional regulator: MLLPAEIESKTLIPALRAILAKKLAEDHNIREDEISKMLGVTQAAISNYIRGTRGDPSLIAKLLAEKQVAIMIDDLSDNLSSDLAYTPSSLSKFIGLCNYIKSSLLICEIHHNLESNIDEQVCKECENMLLKGPGSVY, from the coding sequence ATGCTTCTTCCGGCTGAAATTGAATCTAAAACTCTAATTCCAGCATTGCGTGCAATTCTTGCAAAGAAACTCGCAGAGGATCATAACATTAGAGAAGATGAAATTTCTAAAATGCTAGGTGTCACCCAAGCAGCAATTAGCAATTACATTCGAGGAACACGAGGTGATCCCTCTCTCATCGCAAAACTTTTAGCTGAAAAACAAGTTGCGATTATGATTGATGATCTAAGTGACAATCTTTCATCTGATCTGGCATATACTCCGTCTAGCCTTTCAAAGTTTATCGGTCTTTGTAATTATATTAAATCTAGTCTGCTTATTTGTGAGATACATCACAACTTGGAATCAAACATTGATGAACAGGTATGTAAAGAATGTGAAAATATGCTTCTAAAGGGCCCTGGAAGCGTCTACTAA